The following is a genomic window from Onthophagus taurus isolate NC chromosome 1, IU_Otau_3.0, whole genome shotgun sequence.
TGACAGAAAATAAGTGTCTTGGCTTCGAAATATTCGACAATGGACCAGACTGCACAACATTGAGGCTATAATGCATACTGCATTACAAACGTCCATCACATACATCCATTACTGGATAAGCATTGCAAGAAGAagaattatacatatattgtATTTGACAAGGTAATCTACAGTCTCGATGCGGCGAATCACAGCCAGTCCGTAATCTCCAGTCTCGACGAATCTTATACAACGAATGTTGTGATCTCGGAATACTTTTTTGACTTCAAAAGCCAAGAATAATCCTATAAAAGCCTATCTATAATAGCCTTTCCATTTGGAAAACAATTAgctataaaatgaaaattgaataCAATATGAGGTTGAATGGACAGATTCTCCATTCATGTATGGTTTTCTGTAGTAACCTTTTTCTAAAGGCATTCACAAActacgatttattaattaataaactgcAAAGAAGAGGAACGAAATTTGTTAGTTTGATAACTTAAGAATTACGTTAAGTAATCTTAGgctaagtattaaaaaaaatgcaacAATCGCAACCATCATGTTGACTACATTTCAAATATAGAtcatatttatttgtattatataGAAATATATGTATTTTCAATTCTTAGTTTGTTTAATTGGTGTCTATACATATATGATTTAAGTAGAAATGTTGATATTATAATAACAATGTTTGAtcattataaagaaatttacttGTTTTTATACTATAATATATgtctctttttattattttcttatttatctacatattttttttttttagataatggAGTCACAATTATTACAACGGTTGTACCCGTGGGTGCAGATTCAACCCACATGATATGTCCAAATTGCAACACAGAAATAGAAACGACAACGTTTGAAAAACCAAGAACCATCGCGTACCTCCTGGGTGCTTTCATATGCATATTAGGTTGTTTTTGCGGATGTTGCCTCATACCTTGCTTCATGAAATCGCTACGGGAAACACATCACAGCTGTCCAAATTGCAATCACTACCTAGGACGCTTtcgaacataaaaaaattaaagaaataaaataaataaggaaATTTTAATGGGTTATTTGACTTGTTTTTGATGTATTTGTACTAATTTTATACTCTATTACTAATAACTGGAATCTCTAAATGAAtctcaaaaaaagaaaagaaatattgGTGTACTAATCCGTTTTAAGTATTTCTCTCATTCCCTTAacctaaataaatatataaaaaaaacttatttacaaaaacaatgtgaaaagaaaatatttttgtattaactTATTCgctttattttaatgtatacAAATCGCTTTGTTACAGCTATTTACATACATATTGTTGTGCCTTattctattaataaaaattgtttaaaaaaatcccattttttttttaattgtaatttgtgACCACCGATATATAAAAGTTTGACATTGAGATCGCAGCTAAATTCACAGACGTTTATCGGCAAGTGAATATGAATGCCAACATGGCCAACAGAACGTAGAAAGTGTCAATGTCAGTGACAAATCGCGTATAAAGTTATGCATGTAATGATTAACACAACTGGGTGTTTATCGTAAATTACAGAAAATCCTTCGAAGAATGCGTTCGAATTATAATTTGGACGTGGGTTAGTTAAGTTAGGTTTTTTGTGGGATTATTGCATTTTTTCGGTCAACAATATGGTTTGGATAAGGAAGAAGCAAAAGTATAAAGCGGTAGATAGCATCGCCGATGAAGATGTGGATATTGAAATGCCGAAattgccttattttacacCCTCGTGTGTACGTGCAAGTTTAATAACGGGGGCTTTAATTGCTATTTATTTTGCACCATCCATTGGATTAACTTTTTACCAACGTTGGCTTTTAcaggtaataataaattgttgagTTTGtttgttaaagaaataataaaccaTTTGTGGTATGtttgaaatataattaaactaggaatgttttaataataatactttaataaaaaaatatcacaaaaaaacaCCATTagtttattaacttttatgataaggaaaaagtttatttttaaatataacctTCCTGGTTTATTGATTCTTTACTCTGTTGTATGTAGTGGGTTAATTCTATAGATAACTAAAAAGGATATAAAGATAACAaagagttttattaatttatagtgAGTTAGATATCAGTAATgattaaatattgttcaaaaaataatcattattcaaaatgtgcgtttttaaatgattaaatcTTGTAtatataagttttatttttggtataaaaCAGATACTTAGAACATCCTGTTATGTTAGAAACTAATTGAAAGATAACAAAACATGTAGAATAGATAAACACAAAGTTAGGTTTTCAAGGATTTTAAACAAacatatcaaataaatttataatgctgttttatgtttttgtttgatttttttttgtttttttaaaccaaatcAAAATCAAAGAGAAAAgtcaaaatattaatgtcttgttgtttattttttttttatgaattatctCTCGTTTTTAGTTCACTTATTTAAGTCATTCAGCTGCTTAAATAAAGTATATGGAACTTCAGGAAACATATGGGATGGGTCTCAAGTTAATTTATAGTGGAGGTGTTGAATTACAAAACTTTATCTCTATGATAAGACATTCTGATACACAATGAACAGATTTGGAAGAACATAAATTCCCTATGTTAATGATAACTAGGCATCAAATatgttaaagaattttatgcTCAGAAATAAGAGGAATGCATTGATGAAGTTACTAGGTACTTGTATCATAACTCATGATGACCTCTTCCCATTCAATGGTTTAGTAAATGTagctttttaatgattattgtTTGGTGTAGCTGACTTGGGTTGCTCTCATTAGTGGCTGCCCAACAACTGTTCtgagatttatttaatatatcagcaccttttttcacattttttgtgAAATAAGATCTCCACCATGtgtatttgtttaaacattaacAATCCTTAACAATTTCGAGTTTGTGATTTAACATACTTTACCACTGAGGAGCTGATATAGTCTTCAAGTGGCAAAATGTCCTTAGTATTACCACTTGTTTTTCGTACAATAAACTGGTATTTGATGAAGAACATGTTGGAAAAAGATTACCATTTACACAGAATATTGTCATTGGGTGTATCTCCAGAGTTTTAGTACCCATCCACCTTTGCCAAAcagcatcttttttaaaaagaaacaaagagCCTTATCTCAATATAATGGCATCCTTTATTTATcttgaataatatttaaaagcaAGAGCAATGCGCCTAACAAAAAGGTTAAGTATGtacgaaaatgttatttaagCAGCTGCAGAAAATGTACCATAATttgatataacatttttaatctgtTTAATCCTGACTAATGAGCAATTCTATTCCAACTTAAATTGCTACTACAAGAACATCTTAAATTAAGGTATACTCTGCAATGTCCTTAATGTCCTGTTATCATTAACTGAAGTATATCTTACTCTAGTCAACACTTTCTTAAACCAACATAAAAGGTTTAAGTCTTTTGAGTTCTCACTTGCTGTGAATTCTCCAGGAGTTCATGTCTTCTAGCAGAACTTGTGATTATTCGTCCACTTCTTCTTATTCGTCCAATTTTCGATGCAGCTATCATACttcttaatactttattttggaatcgttgtattgttttattgtCCTCTTTGGCACaattaattgaaacaaaaaaaataactctcTGAAGTCCTCAAACTATTCACACTGATATTGTATATAGCTACAGATTAAGTATAATATACATTATATACTATTGTATAACGATTGGAATAAAGGAACAGTTGTAACAGGTATTTGGAACTATTACTTTTTAGGAACAGGAACATATTGTACCTGTTCCCCAAAAATACCATAGTATTTTATAACATCTCTGAGTCCCAACACTTAGAATACATTTCTTCctattttattagaaagaatTTTACAGAAagaatttgtaatatttttacgAACCTTTAATCCTGACTAATGAGCAATTCTATTCCAACTTAAATTGCTACTACAAGAATCTACTCCACAACGTTCTTAAAGCTAAGTTTCCACATGCATGGATTACTGGCGCTAATACGAAGCCAGTTTTGTGTCGCCAATTAGCTGGCTCCAGAAGTTGTTTCCacataatgttaaaattgtgTACTGGcacagtaataaaaatggcGTCAAATGATGTACTTCGCGCTGGCATCAATGTGGTAGTCCAAATGTGCTCCTTGGAACTGCAcacattattaacaaaaaaaaagcgaAAACATAGTTACTGGGTTAGATCGTGGATTGCACGTAGAAATAACCTAGATGCGTCTAGTACTTTAATTAGAGAATTATGCCATGAAGATCAGGaagcattttttaatcatttaagaATGACTGAAGACTTTCATGTTTTTGTTGAGGCAAGTATCctctaaaatacaaaaacaacaTATGCATATGAGAGATTCCATTCCAACTCACGTAAAACTGCAAGCAACTATAAGATTTTTGGCTTCTGGAGATTCTTTCACATCCTtgcaatatacagggtgattcaaaaaactgctgacagacttctagagtagataatacaagaaaaattaagatgaatagtcttaatGTACATGGAGTCGGAAATGCCTCGTTGGCGAGATATAGCggatcaaagtttctttaaaattaaacattatatgcaataaaaagcacttttaaaaaaatattgtctacgcCATTGCTCTCTACGCGTGTAAAATgatcaattatttattaattggtTTCTTACATaactttgatcaaagcaatggtttttaagaaaaacacgtttgtagaaaatttgttaattcaatcaaaaactgttgcttaaatcaaagttttgtaagagaccaattgatagataattgatcactttacacgaaaatactgctcgtttgacaaaattagtagtggagttgaaaatatttttaaaaaagggctttttattgtagataatgtttaattttaaagaaactttgatccgctatatctcgttaaggaggcatttgcgaccctatgtatattaagacttttcatcttaatttttgatgtattacctgccatagaagtctgtcagcggttttttgaatcaccctgtatgtatCGTTTACCAAAACGTGTGATGTGTTTGATGCTATTTACGAAGCTTTTCCCGAGATTACGTCAAAATTAGGAACTGTTTTCTTCATAATTTCAATTATCCTGACAGCTTCATTTCGTGCTAGTCGGTCTTTATATTGTGGAATTTTCTGATTCCACAAACAAGGATATTGTTCGTACGTTTCTAGAAATAGTACTGTTTGTTCTGATGTCCATTTTTTGGACGGTTTATTAGCAGATTTGTTCATTTTAGTTGGACGAATACGTTAATATTTACacgttttctttataaatactgTTACTAGCGCCAAAAAGTAGAAGTAGCGTCAACTTTATTGGCGCTATGATTACTGGCACCAATTTATTGGCGCCAGTGGTTTTTTGCTATTTCCACATGCAAATGAAATAGTCAACTGAAATAGTCCAGTCGGCTGGCGCCAGTAATGCGTGCATGTGGAAACTTAGCTTAATGTTATGTTATCATTAACTGAAGTATATGTGACGTGTACACACCGCACCATGCTCTGCTTTCCACTGATTCTAGTCAACACTTTCTTAAACCAACTTAAAAGTTTTAAGTCTTTTGAGTCTTCTCACTTGCAGTTCATGTCTTCTAGCAGAACTTGTGATTATTCGTCCCCTGTTTCTACTTCCAATTTTCGATGCAGCTACCATACttcttaatactttattttggaATCGTTGTATTGTTTTATTGCTTTCTTTATCACAATTAaatgaaacgaaaaaaataacactttGAAGTCCTCAAACTACTTACACTGATATTGTATATAGTGATATACTGATATAGTATATACTGATATTGTATTAAGTATAATATACATTATATACTATTGTATAACGATTGGAATAAAGGAACAGTTGTAACAAGTATTTGGATGGGGAACAGGAACATATTGTATCTGTTCTCCAAAAATACTAGTTTATAACATCTCTAAGTCCCAACATTTGTTTTGGTAGATAAAACTTAAGTTTGTGTATCAATCTTTTATGCCAGACTTTGTCATATGCCTGGGCCACGTCAAGAAATATTGTAGAGTTCTTTAATCTCTTTGACTGCATATTCTCTTCATCATTCGGAATGAACTTTTCCACTATTACATCGTCTTCTTTATTAACCTGatagaattttcaaaattacttgCAAATAGGTTAGCTTTTTATTGGCTACTTTTTGTCCATTTTCCATTTTCAGTTCTTACAATAAGTGTGGAAGTATTTTCCCGTGTAACTACTTGTATGTTGTTTTTGACAAACAGTTCCACTTCTTCATCAAGCTGATGGTTTCTATTTAATGGTACTGTGAGATTACTTTTTTCTTCAAGTGTGGACGAGAGGCCTGGTAAATTAGAATAATTGGAGGATGATTTGAGTCCATATCTCACCCCTCTTTCACTTGTAGGTAGTTTTCGGGGATGTTTTTGACGATGTGGAACTCTATCAACTCTGGCTACTATGTTGGCTTTCTAGTATAAAATACTTCGCATTTGTTGTACCGTTTCATAGCTCTTTGCCTTTTGTCGTGATCAATCTTGAACTCAATTCATCAAGTCGCCTGGTCAGCATGGCGATTTAAGGCCATGAAGTTTAGCCTCCCCCGACTTATGTCCAGCAGTGgacaaaatatgtaaaaatacatGTAATGTTGTAGGAGAGAGAGAGAATCTTGAGCTCCAAGATTGACCATGATAAAATTCTTAGCATTaaagattataaatatatccCCGGTTTTTTCAGAAATTCGAGTTTTTCTTTTGTCTCCTTTTAATGAGTGCCTTAGTAGGAGGTAAACGGTCGCTGCTATACAAAAAGGGAATAGCGATGAAggcgaaaataaatacattcaAAGCGTATTAAAGACCTATAGTAATCTTTGCCTGCGAAACATGGTTACTAAcggaaaaatagaagaataaATTGAAGGCTGTAGAAATCAAATATCTAAGAAGAGAAAAGGGAGTTACGAGGAAGGATAAGAATAGGAACACTGAGATACGAAAGGGACGAAATATCGAATATGGAAATTGGTATGGTCATCTACAAGGAATGCAAGATACAGGGCAAGTAAAACGTGTATGGCTGCAAGAATGCAAGAAAGTGGAAGGAGGACAAGATCGCGCCAAATTTGGAACAGGCActaaatgattaataaaagaCGAAAAACTATAGCAAAAAATATAGCTTAAAACAAGAAAGGTTGGGATAAGTTTGTACACGGTCAAGAATCGCCAGACAACACATAGTGCAATGAAGATTAAGTTAACGCATACGATATATTGCGTATTTTTACAGGCAACTTACCTGGTTGCTGGTATAACGAGCGATATGGAATCTGTACGCGCCAGATTTtcaccaatttttattaattaatatcataaaaactaattaactaattttgattgtgaggtatcaTTGGATTCGTATTTTGTAACTCTGttgaaatatctaaaaaaaagtaCAGAAGCTTTTTGATCATCTGTATCAAGATGCGAGATattaaattagaagaaaactGTAAAGACAAGAAATTTAGTATACAGAAGAGGAAAATTGGAAAGAGAGAAGACTGAAAAGATAAGAATTAGGCTGGTAACAGAAGAAAGAGATTAAACAATAACTGATTTTTCCAGTAGAAACAAAGAAACTGGATATAGAAGGGAAGACTAGAAAGGCTAAATATTAAGACTGAATTAATATGAGTATTTTTAATGTACCAAGTTTGATATGTGGTACAGTTTAAATGAAACATATAATACTTAAAATgtaaccaattttttaaatacgcctttaaatattattgaattaaacatacttttttaataaaagaagtgTATTAGTTATCTTCACATTATGATAAGATATAATTTGAACCATTTCCTGtttttccataaaatatttttagatatttgtttgtttatttgcagaaatttaaatttccacTATTTACCGTCCTAATCCATTTGGTGGTAAAATTCTTATTAGCTGCATTATGGAGATCATGcgcttcattaaaaaatgacaAACCGAAACTAGTCGTCCCTTTAAAAGACATCTTTACCTCAATAGCCCCGCCGGGATTTTTCAGCGGTATCGACATTGGATTTTCAAATTGGGGACTTGAATTAATAACTATATCTTTgtacgaaaataaaataacttattttatttattgtattaaaataatattttttataggtATACAATGACTAAGTCTACTGCAGTTGTCTTCATATTAGGATTtgcaattctttttaaattggaaaagaaaACTTGCAGCATTTGGTTTATTGTTATCATGATATCTATAGGTCTCAGTTTATTTACTTATAAGTCGACGCAAATTGATGTACTTGGATTTGTTTTGGTATTGGTCGCTTCCATGTGCAGCGGATTAAGATGGACTTGTGTtcaactattactacaaaaatctaaaatggGTATGAAAGATCCTGCTGATATGATTTATTATATGCAACCATGGATGTTTCTTAGTGTTTTACCCTTCGCTTTGGCAATTGaaggtaaatttattaatttcaatattaatcattttttaatttgatgaccatttttatttttattttaggacCAACggtttatgaaaatataaaagtgtTTCCAAACCAAGACAATGTTTGGTACCTCCTATTACTAGTTAAAGTTTTAGTTGGTGCTTGTATAGCATTTTTTATGGAAATGAGTGAAGTTTTAGTTGTTACATATACCTCCAGTTTAACTTTATCGATTGCAGGAATTTTCaaggtatttatttttttacccttGCAACGACAGAAACGAacctcccagcaacaaacttttgcTCTTGTTTTTCCATCTACTTTATAAATCTTATACAGTGTGTCTGTAAAGTagcggatataggcgataaaatcattataaacgatttatggaaaaatccataaagatttaaactttttgaaattttttggtgtagattttaaattttttccgccatttttaaacgagttatgacgtcatcgatatt
Proteins encoded in this region:
- the LOC111424644 gene encoding LITAF domain-containing protein is translated as MKSMPPPYEPPPSAPPVYTHANIEYNYAYPRIHTDNGVTIITTVVPVGADSTHMICPNCNTEIETTTFEKPRTIAYLLGAFICILGCFCGCCLIPCFMKSLRETHHSCPNCNHYLGRFRT
- the LOC111424595 gene encoding solute carrier family 35 member C2, with translation MVWIRKKQKYKAVDSIADEDVDIEMPKLPYFTPSCVRASLITGALIAIYFAPSIGLTFYQRWLLQKFKFPLFTVLIHLVVKFLLAALWRSCASLKNDKPKLVVPLKDIFTSIAPPGFFSGIDIGFSNWGLELITISLYTMTKSTAVVFILGFAILFKLEKKTCSIWFIVIMISIGLSLFTYKSTQIDVLGFVLVLVASMCSGLRWTCVQLLLQKSKMGMKDPADMIYYMQPWMFLSVLPFALAIEGPTVYENIKVFPNQDNVWYLLLLVKVLVGACIAFFMEMSEVLVVTYTSSLTLSIAGIFKEIFVLVLAHFINGDEMSFINVIGLVVCLTGIITHVIHKIRNVQAQSNIQRSYNGDADGFEVGKSLIDNSAVNVHYHSDTDEENSDSQELFNILNRHDR